One window of Canis lupus baileyi chromosome 21, mCanLup2.hap1, whole genome shotgun sequence genomic DNA carries:
- the LRRC55 gene encoding leucine-rich repeat-containing protein 55, producing MDTASAPVGSLQHCCCQLPEMGDTWSQLPWPGPPHPAVLLVSLLLAAGVMHSDAGTSCPVLCTCHNQVVDCSSQRLFSVPPDLPRDTRNLSLAHNRIAAVPPGYLTCYMELRVLDLRNNSLMELPPGLFLHAKRLAHLDLSYNNLSHVPADMFQEAHGLVHIDLSHNPWLRRVHPQAFQGLVQLRDLDLSYGGLAFLSLEALEGLPGLVTLQIGGNPWVCGCTMEPLLKWLRNRIQRCTADSQLAECRGPPEVEGAPLFSLTEESFKACHLTLTLDDYLFIAFVGFVVSIASVATNFLLGITANCCHRWSKASEEEEI from the exons ATGGACACGGCCTCAGCCCCAGTGGGCTCCCTACAGCACTGCTGTTGCCAGCTGCCTGAGATGGGTGACACCTGGTCCCAGCTGCCCTGGCCTGGGCCCCCCCACCCGGCCGTGCTGCTGGTCTCCCTCCTCTTGGCAGCCGGGGTGATGCACTCGGATGCCGGCACCAGCTGCCCGGTCCTCTGTACGTGCCATAACCAGGTGGTAGACTGCAGCAGCCAACGGCTGTTCTCCGTGCCCCCAGACCTGCCGAGGGACACCCGCAACCTCAGCCTGGCCCATAACCGCATCGCGGCCGTGCCGCCCGGCTACCTCACGTGCTACATGGAGCTCCGGGTGCTGGATCTGCGCAACAACTCCCTGATGGAGCTGCCCCCAGGCCTCTTCCTGCACGCCAAGCGCTTGGCACACCTGGATCTGAGCTACAACAACCTCAGCCACGTGCCAGCTGATATGTTCCAGGAAGCTCACGGCCTCGTGCACATCGACCTGAGCCACAACCCGTGGCTGCGCAGGGTGCACCCCCAGGCCTTCCAGGGCCTGGTGCAACTCCGAGACCTGGACCTCAGCTACGGGGGCCTTGCCTTCCTCAGCCTCGAGGCCCTGGAGGGCCTGCCAGGGCTGGTGACTCTGCAGATCGGCGGCAACCCCTGGGTGTGCGGCTGCACTATGGAGCCGCTGCTGAAGTGGCTGCGGAACCGGATCCAGCGCTGCACGGCGG ATTCTCAGCTAGCTGAGTGCCGAGGTCCCCCTGAAGTCGAGGGCGCCCCACTCTTCTCACTCACTGAGGAGAGCTTCAAGGCCTGccacctgaccctgaccctggaTGATTACCTCTTCATTGCGTTTGTGGGCTTCGTGGTCTCCATTGCCTCCGTGGCCACCAACTTCCTCCTCGGTATCACAGCCAACTGCTGTCACCGTTGGAGCAAGGCCAGTGAAGAGGAAGAGATTTGA